Within Protaetiibacter intestinalis, the genomic segment GGTGGCGAACGAGAACTTCGACCCGTGCGCCCAGCACTCGAGGCCGTCGTCCTCCACGAAACCCTCGGAGAGCGAGATGTCGCCGTGGGTGCAGGTGTCGCCGATGGCGTGCACCTCGCCCGCGGAGTCCCGCACGACGGCGATCGCGACACCGTCCAGGACGACGCGACGCGCGGTCGCGGGTGAGAGCTCCTCGACGCCGCACACCTTCTGAGCGCTCATCGGGCCGCCTGCAGTTCCGCCTCGAGGGCCTCGTGCAGGCGCGCCTCGAGCACCGGCTCGCCGATCTTCTGGACGATCTCGCTGAGGAAGCCCAGCACGACGAGGCGACGGGCCTCGTCCTCGGGGATGCCGCGCGCCTGCAGGTAGAACAGCTGCTCGTCGTCGAAGCGACCGGTCGCGGAGGCGTGCCCGGCGCCCTCGATGTC encodes:
- a CDS encoding non-heme iron oxygenase ferredoxin subunit, encoding MSAQKVCGVEELSPATARRVVLDGVAIAVVRDSAGEVHAIGDTCTHGDISLSEGFVEDDGLECWAHGSKFSFATGKPLNLPAYEPVPVFAVEIIDGDVYIDPAVRLAV